Sequence from the Thermoplasmata archaeon genome:
GTGCCGCGACGTCCGTTGGGGCGCCTGGCCGAAGGGACCGCCGGACTTCCCGGTCGCTCACGGGTTCGAACTGACGATACCACTCCCCGACGGCGAAGAAGTCCGCCGGCGTCCGCAGCACGACCACCTCGTCCGCCTCGTGACGCAGTCGCTCAAGGGTCTCGGGGGGACCCACACCGACCGCCACGATCACACGCGCGGGGCGTTGGGACCGGACCGCTTCGATCGCGACGGACATCGTGGCGCCGGTCGCGACGCCGTCGTCCACCAAGATCACGACTCGTCCGGACATCGGGTGCCTCTCCCGGCCTTCGCGGTACGTCCGAGCACGGCGTTCGAGCTCGGCGAGCTCGAGCGCGACGACCGGCTGCAAATCCTCGGGGCGATATCCGGCGTCTCGCGCCCGGACCGCATCCAGGCGGCGCACGCCTCCCTCCGCGATCGCGCCGAGCGCGTACTCCGGGTTGTCCGGGGCGCCGATCTTGCGAACGTTCAGGATGTCGAGCGGCGCCACGAGCGCTCGGGCGATCTCCGCGGCCACCGGCACGCCCCCTCGCGGAAGCGCCAGGACGACCGTCGTTCCGCCTCGGTAAGGCGTGAGGCGCCGCGCGAGCTGCCGGCCAGCCTCGTGCCGATCCGCCAACGGCTCGCTGGGGGCGCAGGATGTCGCCATGGGTCGCCGAGTGGTCAGTCCCCCGGAGCGGGTCAATCCTTGGTTGGCCCGGCTTGACACGCGGGGCCCCGCGTGCTGGTGCGGCCCCTTTCCGTCGCGGACAGCGTCCCCGTGCGCGATGTGTGCCAGAACTGGGCGCAAGGCGCCCCCGTCCCCTGCGAGACGTCGCGAGAAGCCACGAACCGAGCCGCCGAGGGGCGCGCTGGCCGGCGGAGCTCTCTTCCACGCTGCACGGTTAGGACATGAGATGACGACGGAACTCGACACCATCGGCGACCTCTACCGGCACAAGTCCCAAGCCCGTCGCTTGTACTTGCGGAAGATCTGGGGCCTCCCGGCGAAGGAGCGCTACCGGGACCGGGGAGCCACATTCCCCAGCTTGGTGGACATTTACTTGCACATCCTGGACGACCACCGGT
This genomic interval carries:
- a CDS encoding phosphoribosyltransferase, with translation MVSSSVVISCPNRAAWKRAPPASAPLGGSVRGFSRRLAGDGGALRPVLAHIAHGDAVRDGKGPHQHAGPRVSSRANQGLTRSGGLTTRRPMATSCAPSEPLADRHEAGRQLARRLTPYRGGTTVVLALPRGGVPVAAEIARALVAPLDILNVRKIGAPDNPEYALGAIAEGGVRRLDAVRARDAGYRPEDLQPVVALELAELERRARTYREGRERHPMSGRVVILVDDGVATGATMSVAIEAVRSQRPARVIVAVGVGPPETLERLRHEADEVVVLRTPADFFAVGEWYRQFEPVSDREVRRSLRPGAPTDVAARPRRSD